From Ureaplasma urealyticum serovar 8 str. ATCC 27618:
TAAAGCAATGGTTGAATCTGGCAAAGTATTAGATTTACGTGTTGAAAATAAAATTGTTGTTGACAAACATTCATCTGGTGGTGTGGGAGATAAAGTTTCAATTATTTTAACTCCTTTACTATCAGCCTTAGGATTGTATGTTGGAAAAATGTCTGGTCGTGGACTAGGACATACTGGTGGTACAGTTGATAAATTAGAATCATTAAATTTAAATTTAGATTTTGATTTAAAAACATACATGGATCAACTAAAAGATAATGGTTTATTATTAACTGGTCAATCAGATGATATGGTTCTGGCTGATAAATACATTTATGCATTACGTGATGTTACAGCAACAAGTGATGTTTTTGATCTTATGGTAGGATCAATTATGGCTAAAAAACTAGCTTTAATTACTGATTATATTTTCTTAGATGTTAAAGTTGGTGAAGGAGCATTTTGTAAAAATGTAGAACAAGCAGAATCTTTAGCAACAAAGATGTTAAAGTTATCAAAGAAATTTAATCGTAATACAATTATACATTTAACAAATATGGATAAACCCTTGGGTAAAGCAATTGGTAATGCTATTGAAATTAAAGAGAGTATGGACTATTTATTAGGTAAACCAGTACCTCAAGATTTATATGATTTAATTAATCAATTTGCTTTAGATATTTTAATTGATACAAAATTTGCTAAAAATAAAGAAGATGCTCAAGCTAAGATTGATAATGTTATTAAAAATGGCTTGGCTTATCAAAAATTTGTGAATTGAGTAAGATGATACAAAGGTGATTATATTAGTCTTGAAAATAATACATATTTCAATCCTAAATACAAACTAGAAATTCTAGCAAAACAAGATGGATATTTAGACTTTAAATCAACAAAAGAATTAGGTATGATTGCTGTTGATTTAAAAGCAGGACGTAAAGTTAAAACTGATCAATTAGATTTTCAAGCTGGAATTTATTTAAATAAGAAAAATAATGATTTCGTTAAAACAAATGAAGTTATTGCCACACTTTATGCTAATCAACCAATTAGTGATGAAGTTGTTAATAAATACCACAACAATGTAGTTTATTTAAAAACACCAAAACAAATTGCACCATCAATTATTAAAGTAATGCGTTAAATAATAAAAAAGTAAGGAAGAATATTTATTATGTTGAAATTAAGCACGAATGAGATTAGAAAAAAGTGAATCGAATTTTTTGAGTCAAAAGATCATTTATTTATTGAACCAAAGTCATTAATTCCCAAAAACGACCCTACGCTATTATGAATTAACTCTGGTGTTTCAACTTTAAAAGATTATTTTAGTGGTAAGGTTAAACCACCACATAAACGTTTAGTTAATTCTCAAAAAGCTATTCGTACAAACGATATTTTTAATGTGGGACTAACGAGCCGTCACCACACTTTTTTTGAAATGCTAGGGAATTTTTCAATTGGAGATTATTTTAAAAAAGAAGCTATTGATTGAGCTTATGAGTTTTTAATTGATGTTTTAAAAATTGACGTAAAAAAACTATGGGTAACTGTTTTTGAAGATGATCAGTTTACGTATGATGAATGAATTAAATTAGGAATTATTAAAGAACAAATCATTAAATGTAATCGTGATCGTAATTTTTGAGATGTAGGTAATGGTCCTTGTGGTCCATGTACAGAAATTCATTATGATCGAGGTGAACATTTTGATCCTAATAAAGTTGGTTCAAAACTAATTTTAGAAGATATTGAAAATGATCGTTATGTAGAAATTTGAAATATTGTTTTTTCACAATTCAATAATGATGGTCATAACAATTACACTGAATTATTACAAAAAAACATTGATACAGGAGCTGGTTTAGAAAGAATTGCTTGTATTTCACAAGATGTACCAACAAACTTTGATAGTGATGTTTTTATGCAAATTACAAAAAGTGTTGAACAGTTTTCAGAATATAAATA
This genomic window contains:
- a CDS encoding thymidine phosphorylase is translated as MLNVVEIISKKKNNIELSEQEIKFVYDGFVNKTIPDYQMAAFLMAVNFCGYSENEQYYATKAMVESGKVLDLRVENKIVVDKHSSGGVGDKVSIILTPLLSALGLYVGKMSGRGLGHTGGTVDKLESLNLNLDFDLKTYMDQLKDNGLLLTGQSDDMVLADKYIYALRDVTATSDVFDLMVGSIMAKKLALITDYIFLDVKVGEGAFCKNVEQAESLATKMLKLSKKFNRNTIIHLTNMDKPLGKAIGNAIEIKESMDYLLGKPVPQDLYDLINQFALDILIDTKFAKNKEDAQAKIDNVIKNGLAYQKFVNWVRWYKGDYISLENNTYFNPKYKLEILAKQDGYLDFKSTKELGMIAVDLKAGRKVKTDQLDFQAGIYLNKKNNDFVKTNEVIATLYANQPISDEVVNKYHNNVVYLKTPKQIAPSIIKVMR